Part of the Niallia alba genome is shown below.
CGATTAAAGATCATTCGCTTTAACTCATCATCCAGTTCCTTCTTCTTGAAATAGTGAATGACTTTTCTATTACAGTGCATTTTGTTTAAAGCATTCGTCTGTTTAGTCAAAGATTCGTTATTTTCATCTAAGCGATTTAAATAGTAGATAATAGATTCCGTTGTAGAGATTTTTTGGCAATTAGTCAGTACTTCCATAAAAAACTGCTTATCCTCTCCATATTTCATTTCGGGGAACTTAATCTGATTTTTTTTGATAATGCTTGCTTTGATTAATCTTGCTCTAGGTCCTAAATGATTAAAAATATGTGGGATACTTGTCGGATGAATACTTCTTCTTTCTTTCCATGATTCATGTTCTCCAACAATTGCGTTTTTCTTGGAAGTAACTTTAATCGTTTTGCCAACTATATAATCGTCGTCGGTTTCATTTAATACACTATAAAGTTTTTCTAAGCCAGTCTTTTCAAACCAATCATCTGAATCTAAAAAGGTTAAGTAGGGGGCAGATGAAAGCTCCATTCCTAAATTTCTAGGATAGCCAGGAGTTCCTGTGTTTTTCGCTAGAAGAGCTAGTTTTATATTAGGATGCTCGCTAACAAATTTCTTTAAAATAGCACGAGTTTGATCTTGTGAACCATCATCGACAATTATATATTCAATCTGTGGCATAATGGATTGCTGTAAAACAGATTCGATTGTATGCTTAATTGTTTTTTCATTATTAAAAACGGGTGTAATCACAGAAATAAGAGGCTGACTTAAATAGTTTTTACTTTGAATTAACTCATACCTATTTTTATTTTTTTTTCGAAGAGCCGATATTTTTTTCATTCTATTCCCTGCCTTCATAATTAACGCTAAAAGAAATCCTTATAGCAATCATTATGAATCAACAAGGAAGAAGCTATACTTCTCCAATAGAAAAAATAGTTCAGTCGTTATTATTTTTTTATGTATAATATTAGGTAGAATATGTGTGCAAATAGGGAAGTAGCTACTAGTAAATAGATACATAATAAAATAAAATGAAAGGGCTTTCTAAAAAGAGGGGGGTTCCTACTATCTTTTTGCAAAAAGCAACTAATGAGGAGGTTTATTGGTGACAACAATTGGTGATATAGCTAAACTTGCAGGCGTAGCGAAAAGTACGGTTTCGCGCTATTTAAATGATGGTTCTGTAAGTGAAGCAACAAAGCGGAAAATCCAACATATTATTAGAGAAACAGGCTATACGCCTAACGCATTTGCCCAAAGTTTAAAGGCAAAAAAAACAAATATAATTGGAACGATTGTGCCTCGCTTAGATTCTTATGCATTCTCTCGAACATTAATTGGAATAGATGAAGAATTGAAGACAAGGAATTATCAAATGTTAATTTCTCATTCAAACCTAGATTTAGAGCAGGAAATGGAAAATATTCATTCCTTAGTAAGGCAGAAGGTAGCAGGAATTATCTTATTAGCGACGGAAATAACAGAGCGTCACTTAGAGATAATAAAGCAAATAGGTATACCGGTGCTATTAGTAGGTCAGCAGCATGAGGAGATACCTAGTTTAATTCATAATGATTATGAAGCAGCCTATGAAGTGGGGAAATATGTAATATCCAAAGGACATCAAAGAATTGCCTACATTGGGGTAAATGAAAAAAATGTTGCAGTAGGAATCGACCGAAAAGAGGGCTTTAAAAAAAGCATAGAAAGTGCAGGAGATATAGATGTACAATTTTATGAAAC
Proteins encoded:
- a CDS encoding glycosyltransferase family 2 protein, translating into MKKISALRKKNKNRYELIQSKNYLSQPLISVITPVFNNEKTIKHTIESVLQQSIMPQIEYIIVDDGSQDQTRAILKKFVSEHPNIKLALLAKNTGTPGYPRNLGMELSSAPYLTFLDSDDWFEKTGLEKLYSVLNETDDDYIVGKTIKVTSKKNAIVGEHESWKERRSIHPTSIPHIFNHLGPRARLIKASIIKKNQIKFPEMKYGEDKQFFMEVLTNCQKISTTESIIYYLNRLDENNESLTKQTNALNKMHCNRKVIHYFKKKELDDELKRMIFNRLYEFDCFNGFMNRYHTLRSENNQTSKEKIADFLKRKAYISAMKKMIRTTSSLNYEISDHFFHPYNKVCYQLFLQKRYKDIETLFRWINQEKIKKHMIKDGTAYWVTPISPPYNFIKVPMYAELINCEYTNGFFRFDINIAGDYPKDIEHILFRDRNDMHKQFFFPIERYDGALRRIMIPEAFFAPFGKSVYTIYLSYRDYHKMQFHIPNPKLRLKKQQTDTHHFYKTIHNHLALKVL
- a CDS encoding LacI family DNA-binding transcriptional regulator, which codes for MTTIGDIAKLAGVAKSTVSRYLNDGSVSEATKRKIQHIIRETGYTPNAFAQSLKAKKTNIIGTIVPRLDSYAFSRTLIGIDEELKTRNYQMLISHSNLDLEQEMENIHSLVRQKVAGIILLATEITERHLEIIKQIGIPVLLVGQQHEEIPSLIHNDYEAAYEVGKYVISKGHQRIAYIGVNEKNVAVGIDRKEGFKKSIESAGDIDVQFYETNRKNEKLFSIVSEIIDTFNPSIMVCATDNIAIGVMKAIYSRGISIPNDLSITGFGGYEMAEMIHPGLTTAKFYYKNAGNLAARKILSLIRGEDTPMKTVSGFEIIYRESVRKV